A genomic stretch from Candidatus Omnitrophota bacterium includes:
- a CDS encoding GatB/YqeY domain-containing protein produces the protein MSLYEKIESDMKAALKESNALKLSVLRMLVAAARQIQINKNSKSVTESDMLQVLQRHIKQHKESIEQFKNGNRQDLADKELSELKILETYMPEQMSEEELKSIIKAAIAESGAKTKSEMGKVMKLVMEKTKGACDGKLISQLVMESLQ, from the coding sequence ATGAGCCTATACGAAAAGATAGAATCTGATATGAAAGCGGCCTTAAAGGAGAGTAATGCCCTCAAGCTCTCCGTATTAAGGATGCTGGTCGCCGCGGCGCGGCAGATACAGATTAACAAGAACAGTAAGTCCGTCACAGAGTCCGATATGCTGCAGGTCCTTCAGCGGCATATTAAACAACATAAAGAATCTATAGAGCAATTTAAGAACGGCAATAGACAAGATCTTGCGGATAAAGAGCTCTCTGAGCTCAAGATACTGGAAACCTATATGCCCGAACAGATGAGCGAAGAGGAGCTGAAGTCTATAATCAAAGCGGCGATCGCGGAGAGCGGGGCGAAGACCAAATCTGAGATGGGCAAAGTAATGAAGCTCGTTATGGAAAAGACGAAGGGCGCCTGTGACGGCAAGCTGATCAGCCAGCTGGTAATGGAATCTCTGCAATAA
- the def gene encoding peptide deformylase, which translates to MQDLKIRKFPESILRKKAAKVGKVTEDERSILSEMADVMYLSQGVGLAAVQVGIDKQLAVIDIGEGLIKLVNPVIVKKDGIEAQEEGCLSCPGLTVKIKRAKKVVVNFLNENGDFIELKAEGLLARAVQHELDHLLGKLIIDYLSPVKKLLARKKLSRKNGVEL; encoded by the coding sequence ATGCAAGACCTGAAGATACGGAAATTTCCAGAAAGCATACTCAGGAAAAAGGCCGCCAAAGTAGGAAAGGTGACGGAAGACGAGAGATCGATACTATCCGAAATGGCAGATGTAATGTACCTGAGCCAGGGGGTGGGGCTCGCCGCGGTGCAGGTGGGCATAGATAAGCAGCTTGCGGTAATAGATATCGGAGAAGGTTTAATAAAGCTGGTCAATCCTGTAATCGTAAAAAAGGACGGCATCGAGGCGCAAGAAGAAGGATGCCTTAGTTGCCCCGGCCTTACCGTAAAGATAAAGCGCGCTAAAAAAGTGGTTGTTAACTTCCTGAATGAGAACGGCGACTTTATAGAGCTAAAGGCTGAGGGATTATTGGCAAGAGCGGTGCAGCATGAACTAGACCACCTATTAGGCAAGCTCATAATCGATTATTTGAGCCCGGTGAAGAAGCTGCTGGCCAGGAAGAAACTATCGCGAAAAAACGGAGTTGAACTATGA
- a CDS encoding aspartate 1-decarboxylase, with protein MLRLMCKSKIHRATLTKVDLHYEGSIGIDSLILKAADIYPGEIVQVVNINNAARFETYAIEEKAGSGTIGLYGAAAHLGNAGDLVIILSYGFVEDKKACHLKLKPVYVDSNNKIVKQPCKT; from the coding sequence ATGCTTAGGTTAATGTGCAAGTCGAAGATCCACCGCGCCACACTGACAAAGGTCGACCTTCATTACGAAGGCAGCATAGGCATAGACTCTCTGATCCTCAAGGCCGCGGATATCTATCCCGGAGAGATAGTGCAAGTGGTCAATATCAATAATGCCGCCAGATTTGAAACTTACGCTATCGAGGAGAAGGCCGGATCGGGAACCATCGGATTATATGGAGCGGCGGCGCATCTCGGAAATGCCGGAGACCTGGTAATCATACTCTCTTATGGATTCGTAGAGGATAAGAAGGCCTGCCACCTGAAGCTAAAACCCGTCTATGTAGACTCCAATAATAAGATCGTCAAACAGCCATGCAAGACCTGA
- a CDS encoding PilZ domain-containing protein, translating into MGKTKDSFIERRRYVRLDTPIDISYTVPETGKVLNTNTKNISADGLRFETLNNAIKESDTLEIKMVIRDALSPVHAKAKVIWKRKISLEDTAPYDCGLEFTEIEEDNKNTFLKFLCDLIYTIKKGPRNAKI; encoded by the coding sequence ATGGGAAAAACAAAAGATAGTTTTATTGAACGCCGGCGGTATGTCAGGTTAGATACGCCTATAGATATCTCATATACAGTGCCTGAGACAGGAAAGGTGCTTAATACAAATACCAAGAATATTTCGGCTGACGGCCTGAGGTTCGAAACGCTCAATAACGCGATAAAGGAATCGGATACTTTGGAGATCAAGATGGTGATACGAGACGCGCTAAGTCCCGTTCACGCTAAAGCAAAAGTTATCTGGAAGAGAAAGATCTCATTGGAAGATACAGCGCCATACGATTGCGGCCTGGAATTCACAGAAATAGAGGAAGATAACAAGAATACTTTTCTTAAATTTTTGTGCGATCTTATTTACACCATAAAGAAGGGACCAAGGAATGCGAAGATCTAA
- a CDS encoding alpha/beta fold hydrolase, which translates to MKKIYIAVLIFLSLGLLLFIASFFYLDKVNHKTFYYLIKTSGRDSGTIKVERFVTEDKIIYKSVTSLPFEPVYTEYRSRMVLDKNYNFESYTKERVSGRVTDTLYLENFKNLISFVSRYESRFACAENIPIRKETFVFEEDSPVTYLPIIENYNFSKGRSQGFNAISCFNTWSLPPMKRFITLTSINDEYLKIDSRRIKTENLLLKIRDYPQGALWVGKSDRAIMKIEVPAKNMTITRTFGPKIIKAAIRTIKPDGYISKDVFFKSKGAELSGTLTFPSKEGKYPVILFAPSAGPQDRDYQGLFASLADHLSRNGFVCLRFDKRGVGSSGGELSSSTGSDEIEDIEAALQCLKGQNMVDPNDVMLIGHASGSVHALKIAVKDNNIKGLIMMAPSIYTNLDERSKREELQRMSQKTKWTDDYLNLVIRTVQETQNKVAGSNGDWIYILGKKCFLGNIKDELTGKPPDITGNPDLAVLILQGKDTDELSADAGPALDKIIADAGHSRHTLKYYAYLGQFFGQKVNDGAHRYYYDIDKEVLENIRNWLNGIL; encoded by the coding sequence ATGAAAAAAATATATATAGCGGTATTGATATTCCTGTCCCTGGGCTTGCTATTATTCATTGCTTCATTTTTCTATCTGGATAAAGTAAACCATAAGACGTTCTATTATCTGATCAAAACATCGGGGAGAGATTCCGGCACGATAAAGGTCGAGCGGTTCGTTACGGAAGATAAGATAATATACAAATCCGTCACAAGCCTGCCGTTTGAACCTGTGTATACGGAATACAGGTCGCGGATGGTCCTGGATAAGAATTACAATTTTGAAAGCTATACCAAGGAGAGGGTGTCGGGCCGCGTCACGGATACCCTATATCTTGAAAATTTTAAAAATCTGATATCCTTTGTTTCCAGGTATGAGTCAAGGTTCGCATGCGCGGAAAATATTCCGATAAGAAAAGAGACCTTTGTATTCGAAGAAGACTCTCCCGTAACGTATCTGCCCATAATAGAGAATTATAATTTTTCAAAAGGACGCTCGCAGGGATTTAACGCCATATCCTGTTTTAATACATGGAGCCTGCCCCCCATGAAGCGATTCATAACCCTCACATCCATTAATGACGAGTACCTGAAGATAGACTCGCGCAGGATAAAGACCGAAAACCTGCTATTGAAGATAAGAGATTACCCTCAGGGCGCTTTATGGGTAGGAAAATCGGACAGGGCCATTATGAAAATTGAAGTGCCCGCAAAAAATATGACCATAACAAGGACTTTCGGGCCAAAAATCATAAAAGCGGCGATCAGAACGATAAAACCGGACGGCTACATATCAAAAGACGTCTTTTTTAAATCAAAAGGCGCGGAGCTGTCGGGCACGCTGACATTTCCGTCAAAAGAAGGAAAGTACCCCGTTATCCTTTTCGCTCCTAGCGCCGGACCGCAGGACAGGGATTACCAGGGGCTTTTCGCGAGCCTTGCGGATCATCTTTCAAGGAACGGCTTTGTATGTCTGAGGTTCGATAAAAGAGGTGTAGGGTCCAGCGGCGGCGAGCTTTCATCGTCCACGGGTTCTGATGAAATCGAGGATATAGAGGCGGCTCTTCAGTGCCTTAAAGGCCAGAATATGGTCGATCCCAATGATGTGATGTTAATCGGTCATGCCAGCGGGTCTGTCCATGCGCTGAAAATAGCGGTAAAAGATAATAACATCAAAGGGCTCATCATGATGGCGCCATCGATATATACGAACCTGGATGAGCGCTCCAAGAGAGAAGAGCTTCAAAGAATGTCTCAAAAAACAAAATGGACAGATGACTATCTTAACCTGGTAATTCGTACTGTCCAGGAGACGCAAAACAAGGTCGCCGGTTCAAATGGCGACTGGATATACATACTCGGTAAAAAATGTTTTCTTGGCAATATAAAGGATGAACTTACGGGCAAACCGCCCGATATCACGGGAAACCCGGATCTAGCAGTCCTGATCCTGCAGGGCAAAGATACCGATGAGCTCTCAGCCGACGCGGGCCCGGCGCTCGACAAGATAATAGCGGATGCCGGCCATAGCAGGCATACATTGAAATATTACGCGTATTTAGGGCAATTTTTCGGGCAGAAAGTAAATGACGGCGCGCATCGGTATTATTACGATATAGATAAAGAGGTTCTTGAAAATATACGAAATTGGCTAAATGGTATTTTATAA
- a CDS encoding DUF4416 family protein: MGTTEYPHKVKLIVGLLSNNAEAVKRAEAMLIGVFGRTDLESAILDFTHSDYYTKEMGSGLKRKFLSFQKLFDLKDIYKAKLKTNILERKLLKSGKRSVNIDPGYLDLAKLVLFSTKDYTHRIYLNRGIFAEVTLFYKDKSFNAWPWTYPDYKSEAYIDIFNSIRELYSKGL; encoded by the coding sequence ATGGGAACTACGGAATATCCTCATAAAGTAAAATTAATAGTCGGGTTGTTGTCAAATAACGCCGAAGCTGTTAAAAGGGCTGAGGCGATGCTGATCGGCGTATTCGGCAGGACGGATCTTGAAAGCGCCATATTGGATTTTACACATTCCGATTACTATACAAAGGAGATGGGGAGCGGCCTTAAAAGAAAATTCCTGAGCTTTCAAAAATTATTCGACCTGAAGGACATATATAAAGCAAAGTTAAAGACCAATATACTGGAGAGGAAACTCCTTAAGTCCGGCAAGCGGAGCGTCAACATCGATCCCGGCTATCTGGATCTTGCCAAGCTAGTGCTCTTCTCCACCAAAGATTACACTCACCGGATATATTTAAATAGGGGGATATTTGCGGAAGTCACGCTCTTCTATAAGGATAAGAGCTTTAACGCGTGGCCATGGACATATCCGGACTACAAGAGCGAAGCTTATATAGATATCTTTAATTCGATCCGCGAACTTTACAGTAAGGGCTTGTAA
- a CDS encoding PilZ domain-containing protein — MASQERRIAQRVKDEELLLKIIVGGFDTSTHTINISSSGLYCKVDKEIPLMSRVKLMLMIPDPSKNDKEAKGVEVEGVVVRTHPVIIDGATKHYDVAIFFDTDLEPRAREIIAGYIARKKAA; from the coding sequence ATGGCAAGTCAAGAGAGAAGAATAGCTCAGAGGGTAAAAGACGAGGAACTGCTGCTTAAGATAATCGTCGGCGGATTTGACACCTCTACCCATACCATCAATATAAGCTCATCGGGACTTTACTGCAAAGTGGATAAGGAAATACCGCTGATGTCCCGCGTGAAACTTATGCTGATGATCCCCGATCCGTCCAAAAACGACAAAGAGGCAAAGGGCGTAGAGGTGGAAGGCGTAGTGGTCAGAACACACCCGGTGATAATTGACGGAGCGACCAAACACTACGATGTCGCAATATTTTTTGATACAGATCTGGAGCCGCGAGCCAGGGAGATCATCGCCGGTTACATAGCCAGAAAGAAAGCGGCATAA
- a CDS encoding histidine triad nucleotide-binding protein, which yields MYKADCVFCKIIRKEIPAKIVFENNKILAFEDLKPQAPIHILIIPKYHIEKTSDLTEGNIHLIGELVLAAKTLADQKGIRDSGYRIVLNCNKDAGQEVLHLHLHLMGGRKFTWPPG from the coding sequence ATGTATAAAGCCGACTGCGTATTCTGCAAGATCATAAGGAAAGAGATCCCCGCCAAAATCGTATTCGAAAATAATAAAATATTGGCCTTTGAAGATCTAAAACCTCAGGCTCCGATACATATATTGATAATCCCGAAATATCACATCGAAAAGACATCCGACCTGACTGAAGGCAACATCCATCTTATAGGAGAGCTGGTGCTTGCCGCAAAAACGCTGGCTGATCAAAAGGGTATACGCGATTCGGGATACAGGATCGTATTGAACTGCAATAAAGACGCGGGCCAGGAGGTTCTCCACCTGCACCTGCATCTTATGGGCGGTAGAAAATTCACATGGCCGCCCGGATAA
- a CDS encoding DUF362 domain-containing protein — translation MPSKVHYIKVDAQDSVQAISKKLGVLIDKSKVLSFIKKDDFTAIKMHFGDKGNTGHIRWEWIRETAKHVKGITSNAFLADSNVIYKASSRTNSIDHLKIASEHGFNPENIGVPVLIADGLRGRSFVEVPVKGKHFSKIKMASDFADCDSLLAMTHITGHILTGMGGAIKNVGMGCASRRGKYEQHCGTVPEVNSSYCGACGECVGVCPGGALSLKNKKISIAKDACLGCGECAVVCKTKAIEIRWSETLENLQEKMVEYAKGVTDSFKSSVGYINFIIKVTKDCDCLAKDDPRIVNDLGILASRDPVAIDKASVDLIKASSGKDVFAAGYPETDWSVQLNYASRMGLGGLEYKLEEVC, via the coding sequence ATGCCTAGTAAAGTCCATTATATAAAAGTAGACGCACAGGATTCGGTCCAGGCCATCTCAAAGAAACTCGGGGTGCTGATCGACAAAAGCAAGGTGCTATCATTTATCAAGAAAGATGACTTCACAGCGATAAAGATGCACTTCGGGGATAAGGGCAATACCGGGCACATCCGATGGGAATGGATCAGGGAGACGGCAAAACATGTAAAGGGCATAACCTCTAACGCCTTCCTGGCCGATTCAAATGTTATATACAAAGCCAGCAGTCGCACTAACTCGATCGATCATCTAAAGATAGCCTCAGAGCACGGATTCAACCCGGAAAACATCGGCGTTCCGGTCCTGATAGCGGACGGCCTAAGGGGCAGAAGTTTCGTAGAGGTGCCGGTAAAAGGCAAGCATTTTTCAAAGATAAAAATGGCATCCGATTTCGCGGATTGCGACAGCCTGCTCGCCATGACTCATATAACAGGGCATATACTGACAGGTATGGGTGGAGCCATAAAAAATGTGGGGATGGGATGCGCCTCGCGCCGGGGAAAATACGAACAGCATTGCGGTACGGTGCCTGAGGTGAACTCTTCGTATTGCGGGGCTTGCGGTGAATGCGTGGGGGTCTGCCCGGGCGGCGCCCTAAGCCTGAAGAATAAGAAGATCTCTATCGCGAAAGACGCATGCCTGGGCTGCGGCGAATGCGCGGTGGTCTGCAAGACAAAAGCTATAGAGATAAGGTGGAGCGAAACACTTGAAAACCTGCAGGAAAAGATGGTAGAATATGCCAAAGGCGTTACCGACTCATTCAAATCAAGTGTCGGGTATATAAATTTCATCATTAAAGTCACTAAGGACTGTGATTGCCTGGCCAAGGATGATCCCCGGATAGTTAACGATCTTGGCATATTGGCCTCACGCGATCCGGTCGCCATCGATAAGGCTTCTGTAGATCTGATCAAAGCTTCAAGCGGCAAAGACGTATTTGCCGCAGGTTATCCGGAGACGGACTGGTCAGTGCAATTAAACTACGCGAGCAGGATGGGTCTGGGAGGCCTGGAGTACAAACTGGAAGAAGTGTGTTGA
- a CDS encoding DUF523 domain-containing protein — protein MAAPRSKDNLKKPSCKFIVSACLAGINCTYNGKNKLKRNIRKLVLEGAAIPVCPEVLGGSSIPREACEISDGDGERVLTGKAKVRTVSGKDVTEKLASGARKTLLMAKRFGIKRAVLKSKSPSCGCGMIYDGTFTGALKKGNGVTAALLLKHSIKIYNEKDKNYA, from the coding sequence ATGGCTGCTCCTCGAAGTAAGGATAACCTTAAGAAGCCTTCCTGTAAATTTATCGTAAGCGCATGCCTCGCCGGAATAAATTGCACTTATAACGGCAAAAACAAATTAAAACGCAATATAAGGAAATTAGTGCTGGAGGGCGCTGCCATACCCGTATGTCCGGAGGTGCTCGGCGGGTCATCCATCCCGCGCGAGGCTTGCGAAATATCCGACGGCGATGGCGAGCGGGTTTTGACCGGGAAAGCGAAGGTGAGGACCGTATCCGGTAAAGACGTTACAGAGAAACTGGCCTCAGGCGCCCGAAAAACGCTTCTCATGGCAAAGAGGTTCGGGATAAAACGGGCTGTGCTGAAATCAAAAAGCCCGTCATGCGGATGCGGCATGATTTACGATGGTACTTTTACGGGGGCTTTGAAAAAAGGCAACGGTGTCACAGCGGCGCTTCTTCTGAAACATAGTATAAAAATATATAACGAGAAGGATAAAAATTATGCCTAG
- a CDS encoding flavin reductase family protein, whose translation MRKLEAPPGEALYPVPVVLVSVLDRKAGRANVITIAWCGIVASNPPQISVSIRPSRHSHKLITAEREFVVNIPSKDILKEADLCGLVSGKDTDKFKRCCFTPVKSSKISSPMIKECPVNIECKLKDVLKLGSHDMFIGEVVAVHKDEAILRADGKIDYNKAKPFVFNQGEYWDLGHKIGYYGCSSK comes from the coding sequence ATGCGCAAACTGGAAGCCCCGCCTGGTGAGGCATTATATCCGGTTCCCGTAGTTCTTGTAAGCGTGCTTGACAGGAAAGCGGGCAGGGCGAATGTTATAACCATAGCATGGTGCGGCATTGTGGCATCCAATCCTCCCCAGATATCGGTTTCGATAAGGCCTTCCCGGCATTCCCATAAATTAATAACCGCCGAACGTGAATTTGTGGTCAATATACCGTCAAAGGACATTTTAAAAGAAGCCGACCTCTGCGGTCTCGTCTCAGGAAAAGATACCGATAAATTCAAACGCTGCTGCTTCACCCCGGTAAAATCTTCGAAGATATCCAGTCCGATGATAAAGGAATGCCCCGTTAACATCGAATGCAAGCTTAAGGATGTGCTCAAACTGGGCTCTCACGATATGTTCATAGGAGAGGTGGTGGCCGTGCACAAAGATGAAGCGATCTTACGCGCTGACGGGAAGATAGACTATAACAAAGCAAAGCCATTTGTATTTAATCAGGGCGAATACTGGGATCTCGGCCACAAGATCGGCTATTATGGCTGCTCCTCGAAGTAA